From a single Miscanthus floridulus cultivar M001 chromosome 8, ASM1932011v1, whole genome shotgun sequence genomic region:
- the LOC136472958 gene encoding pentatricopeptide repeat-containing protein At3g13880-like codes for MLPQRQRSPEPDHRLPIPTQPAHPNQTRLPTGPRPPQAPPRGAGHRLPSLEPSLYAGLLRRASRGRSLPLARLTHSHMIRAGYRPGLFLSNNLLAAYVRCADTRSARLLFDGMPRRDVVTWNTLIAGYSTQGSARLALGAFRDARRDGAVAVDRFTYAAVLAACGGAGDWRSGRAAHGLAVVSGLARTAFVANSVIDMYAKCGMIDEVRLAFDRAEERDEVSWNLLLSAYVRMGWPEVAVNVLVWMHRSGVKLDAFALGGILKACSELEDSEDVRRMLHGCVIKVGLDLDVFVGSTMVDMYAKNGGLEEAIKVFGSIPSQNVVIYNTMIAGFARLGNDPCPEIRMEAVRIYSNMLRRRIRPSKFTFKSMLEVCNLTNAVRCWRQIHAHVILFGFEDDEFIGNALINLYSKVRLVDDSLRCFHRTPKQNILTWTSMITAFVHNEHSDKALNLFRELRYTGVEPDQFTMSGVMNACADLSMPIACEQIHCYAVKSGFDQFTLCGNSQIEMYRCTGDLKAAKKTFERIPSLDTFSWSEMILSYAVHGHEREALLLFKKMRDCSVMINEFAFLAVLVACSHQGLIDEGFRHYESMVSDYSFVPDVKYIGCMVDLLGHVGKVADAEDFINSSGLENDAVLWHTLLRACRIHGDKDRGIKIGEKLMMLEPFAASSYVMLYNLYMDAGKISLAMRTRGQMRERGMTKESGISWEEFGGSCHHFVDGDNSCSQKDSTFTRLEELLVRVKQKTERGSMNVWELGSQSRKVSENSISKHGELLAVALGLSTLPNTAPVRVMKNQKMSWESHETLKLLSESENREIIIRDPARFHHFSQGSCSCRGYW; via the exons ATGCTCCCACAGAGACAGAGGTCGCCGGAGCCGGACCATCGTCTCCCAATCCCAACCCAGCCCGCACACCCAAACCAAACTCGGCTTCCGACTGGGCCGCGACCTCCTCAAGCTCCACCGCGCGGCGCCGGCCACCGCCTCCCGTCCCTGGAGCCGTCGCTTTACGCGGGCCTCCTCCGGCGCGCGTCGCGGGGCCGGTCGCTGCCGCTGGCCAGGCTCACCCACTCCCACATGATCCGCGCGGGGTACCGGCCGGGCCTGTTCCTGAGCAACAACCTACTGGCCGCCTACGTCCGCTGCGCCGACACGCGGAGCGCCCGACTCCTGTTCGACGGGATGCCGCGCCGGGACGTCGTCACCTGGAACACGCTCATCGCCGGGTACTCCACCCAGGGCTCCGCGCGCTTGGCGCTCGGCGCGTTCCGGGACGCGCGGCGGGATGGCGCCGTCGCCGTGGATAGGTTCACCTACGCCGCGGTGCTGGCCGCGTGCGGTGGCGCCGGGGACTGGAGGAGCGGACGCGCCGCGCACGGGCTGGCTGTGGTCAGCGGGCTCGCGCGGACCGCGTTCGTGGCCAACTCGGTGATTGACATGTACGCCAAGTGCGGGATGATTGACGAGGTGAGGCTGGCGTTTGATCGAGCCGAGGAGCGGGATGAGGTTTCGTGGAACCTGCTCTTGTCCGCGTATGTGCGGATGGGATGGCCAGAggtcgcggtgaatgtgcttgtctGGATGCACCGGTCAGGGGTGAAGCTCGATGCTTTTGCCCTGGGTGGGATCCTGAAGGCTTGTTCTGAGCTCGAGGATTCAGAGGATGTACGGAGGATGCTTCACGGTTGTGTGATTAAGGTTGGTTTGGACTTGGATGTGTTTGTTGGGAGCACCATGGTGGACATGTATGCTAAGAATGGTGGATTGGAGGAGGCCATCAAGGTGTTTGGTAGCATTCCAAGCCAGAATGTGGTAATTTACAATACCATGATAGCAGGGTTTGCTCGGTTAGGTAACGATCCCTGTCCTGAGATTAGAATGGAAGCAGTCAGGATTTATTCAAACATGTTGCGGAGGAGGATTAGACCGTCCAAATTTACATTCAAGAGCATGCTTGAAGTGTGCAATTTGACCAATGCGGTACGATGTTGGAGGCAGATACATGCCCATGTTATACTCTTTGGGTTCGAAGATGATGAGTTCATTGGAAATGCACTGATTAATTTGTATTCAAAAGTACGTCTAGTTGATGATAGTCTGAGATGCTTCCATAGGACTCCCAAGCAAAACATTCTTACATGGACTTCTATGATTACAGCATTTGTGCACAATGAACATTCTGATAAGGCACTAAACTTATTCAGAGAGCTTCGTTATACAGGTGTGGAGCCTGACCAATTCACCATGTCAGGTGTGATGAATGCCTGTGCTGATCTGAGTATGCCAATAGCATGTGAACAAATACACTGTTATGCAGTCAAATCTGGATTCGATCAGTTTACTCTTTGCGGCAATTCACAGATCGAGATGTATAGGTGTACAGGTGATCTTAAGGCTGCAAAGAAGACATTTGAGCGAATACCATCCCTGGATACTTTCTCGTGGTCTGAAATGATCTTGAGCTATGCAGTGCATGGACATGAAAGAGAGGCTCTACTGCTATTTAAGAAAATGAGGGATTGTAGTGTCATGATAAATGAGTTTGCATTTCTTGCTGTTCTCGTTGCTTGCAGCCATCAGGGACTGATAGATGAAGGTTTCAG GCATTATGAGAGCATGGTGTCAGATTACAGCTTTGTCCCGGATGTGAAGTATATAGGTTGCATGGTTGACCTCCTAGGCCATGTTGGGAAGGTGGCTGATGCTGAAGATTTTATAAATAGTTCTGGATTAGAAAATGATGCGGTACTTTGGCATACACTATTGCGTGCCTGCAGAATCCATGGGGACAAAGATAGAGGTATAAAAATAGGAGAAAAGCTAATGATGCTTGAGCCTTTTGCTGCTAGTTCCTATGTCATGCTGTACAACTTGTACATGGATGCTGGGAAAATCTCACTTGCTATGAGGACAAGAGGCCAGATGAGAGAGCGAGGAATGACTAAGGAGTCTGGGATTAGTTGGGAAGAATTTGGAGGATCCTGCCATCATTTTGTCGATGGAGATAACTCTTGCTCACAGAAAGATTCAACTTTCACAAGATTGGAAGAGTTGTTGGTCAGGGTGAAACAGAAGACTGAACGAGGCAGCATGAATGTTTGGGAGTTAGGATCCCAAAGCAGAAAGGTCAGTGAGAACTCAATCAGCAAACATGGTGAGTTGTTAGCAGTGGCTCTTGGGTTGTCTACTTTGCCAAACACCGCTCCTGTAAGAGTTATGAAGAACCAGAAGATGTCCTGGGAAAGCCATGAGACGCTGAAGTTGCTATCTGAAAGTGAAAACAGGGAAATAATTATCAGAGATCCAGCTCGCTTTCATCATTTTAGTCAAGGTTCATGCTCTTGCCGAGGCTACTGGTAG
- the LOC136472957 gene encoding exopolygalacturonase-like, giving the protein MAAVLAMAALLVMAAVSPAARAQGGAPSVPAGPLDIAQLGAKDDGKSDSTPMLLKAWKNACDATGVQMIVIPPGNYLTGGLELSGPCKSSIIIRLDGNLLGTGDLNAYKKNWIEIENVENLSINGHGTIDGQGALVWNKNDCQHSYNCKILPNSLVLDFVTNAQIRGITLANSKFFHLNIFASKNVLIDKVTVTAPGNSPNTDGIHIGDSSNVTISGTTIGVGDDCISVGPGSKMIRIEGVKCGPGHGISVGSLGRYKDEKDVEDLKVKGCTLVGRRVEHRCRLLCAAWPR; this is encoded by the exons ATGGCCGCGGTGCTGGCGATGGCCGCGCTGCTGGTGATGGCCGCGGTGTCGCCCGCCGCGCGCGCGCAGGGAGGCGCGCCGTCGGTGCCCGCGGGCCCGCTGGACATCGCGCAGCTGGGCGCCAAGGACGACGGCAAGTCGGACAGCACCCCGATGCTCCTCAAGGCGTGGAAGAACGCGTGCGACGCGACGGGGGTGCAGATGATCGTCATCCCGCCGGGCAACTACCTGACGGGCGGGCTAGAGCTGTCGGGCCCCTGCAAGTCCTCCATCATCATCCGCCTGGACGGCAACCTGCTCGGCACAGGCGACCTCAACGCGTACAAGAAGAACTGGATCGAGATCGAGAACGTCGAGAACCTGTCCATCAACGGCCACGGCACCATCGACGGGCAGGGCGCCCTGGTGTGGAACAAGAACGACTGCCAGCATTCCTACAACTGCAAGATCCTCCCCAAT AGCTTGGTGCTGGACTTTGTGACGAACGCCCAGATCCGCGGCATCACGCTGGcgaacagcaagttcttccaccTGAACATCTTCGCGAGCAAGAACGTGCTGATCGACAAGGTGACGGTGACGGCCCCCGGCAACAGCCCCAACACGGACGGCATCCACATCGGCGACTCCAGCAACGTGACCATCAGCGGCACCACcatcggcgtcggcgacgacTGCATCTCCGTCGGCCCCGGCAGCAAGATGATCCGGATCGAGGGCGTCAAGTGCGGCCCCGGCCACGGCATCAGCGTCGGCAGCCTGGGGCGGTACAAGGACGAGAAGGACGTGGAGGACTTGAAGGTGAAAGGGTGCACGCTCGTCGGCCGTCGCGTGGAACACCGTTGTCGCCTGCTGTGCGCGGCTTGGCCTCGTTGA
- the LOC136476997 gene encoding kinesin-like protein KIN-7H, with protein MGAAGEEMAAEAKEERIMVSVRLRPLNGREAGDSSDWECISPTTIMFRSTVPERAMFPTAYTYDRVFGPSCSTRQVYEKGAKEVALSVVSGINSSIFAYGQTSSGKTYTMTGITEYSILDIYDYIDKHPEREFILKFSAIEIYNEAVRDLLSHDPTPLRLLDDPEKGTTVERLTEETLTDYGHLRDLLVVCEAQRQIGETALNETSSRSHQILRLTIESSARQFLGRGNSSTLVACVNFVDLAGSERASQTASAGMRLKEGSHINRSLLTLGKVVRLLSKGRNGHIPYRDSKLTRILQSSLGGNARTAIICTMSPAHTHMEQSRNTLLFATCAKEVVTNAQVNVVMSDKALVKHLQRELARLENELKFPGSTVCTTHTEALREKDAQIKKLEKQLKELMEERDTVQSQLNCLLKGDGDDHGNEHTAKRWDEHSRSSESLARNVLEEALSVADAYGVAPQDQDYASFNGSYVYSSDHNDSAFLGETRELPRQTWDQKVISPWHPPSNHGSDGIEPYHIKESPSRTTSEVSEEHCREVQCIEIHEHVRSRSHEFNQLLPEDTKSQAPDVEVISKDAVPQPDEQQGLKSITKKIEDHVRSYSSKDEQQAENIRKIEEDSAKIYQCESDRITKNVVELYTCDANHSFDIGKTPHECLSLKRCIMSSKDRALARSKSCRATFMVIPNSWFDDFENTSTTPPDEIFRYAPRRLDKVRRSLYDDNGDCQNEDFKTSPLIPEKNDYQNEDCLPDCSTVSCEVASDEVFNDMSTSDEVAKEMSTSDEEQETPVNDISYVTEVKENTEDHHEDLLEELQAQIIMQQADRDEKTSTKTVRDVGVDSALSPFESPHPTVDFEKKQQQIIELWHDCNVSIVHRTYFFLLFKGDPADNIYREVEHRRLSFIQSSFGAQPAAEGELNPTIASSLKNLRRERDMLYKQMLKKLSNGEKESIYGKWGIDLSTKQRRLQLSRLIWTQTDMEHVRESASLVARLIDLLEPEQALKEMFGMNFTLVPRADRRSFGLVGSYSMK; from the exons ATGGGGGCCGCGGGCGAGGAGATGGCGGCGGAGGCCAAGGAGGAGAGGATAATGGTGTCCGTCCGCCTCAGGCCGCTCAACGGCAGGGAAGCTGGGGACAGCTCCGACTGGGAGTGCATCAGCCCCACCACCATCATGTTCCGCAGCACCGTCCCCGAGCGCGCCATGTTCCCCACCGCCTACACCTACG ATAGGGTGTTTGGCCCCAGTTGCTCTACACGGCAAGTCTATGAGAAAGGAGCAAAAGAAGTTGCTCTTTCAGTTGTTAGTGGAATTAACT CAAGCATATTTGCCTATGGGCAAACAAGCAGCGGAAAGACTTATACAATGACGGGAATAACGGAGTATAGTATACTTGACATCTATGACTACATAGATAAG CATCCTGAAAGAGAGTTCATTTTGAAATTTTCGGCCATAGAGATATACAATGAAGCTGTGAGGGACCTTCTAAGCCATGATCCAACACCTCTTAGACTACTTGATGATCCAGAG AAAGGGACTACTGTAGAAAGACTCACTGAGGAAACTTTGACGGATTATGGTCATCTTAGGGATCTTCTTGTTGTATGTGAAG CTCAAAGGCAGATTGGGGAAACTGCTTTGAATGAAACAAGTTCCAGATCCCATCAAATACTCAGATTG ACAATTGAAAGTTCTGCTAGGCAGTTTTTAGGAAGAGGAAACTCAAGCACCCTTGTCGCTTGTGTG AACTTTGTTGATCTAGCCGGAAGTGAGCGTGCATCACAGACAGCTTCGGCTGGTATGAGGCTAAAAGAAGGCAGCCATATTAACAGAAGTCTGCTTACACTGGGAAAGGTCGTCCGTCTACTCAG CAAAGGAAGAAATGGCCATATCCCTTACAGAGATTCAAAACTGACCCGTATATTACAGTCCTCTCTTGGTGGCAATGCTAGAACAGCCATTATCTGCACAATGAGCCCTGCTCACACTCATATGGAGCAATCCAGAAACACCCTTCTGTTTGCGACCTGTGCAAAGGAGGTTGTTACAAATGCACAGGTTAATGTAGTGATGTCTGACAAAGCACTTGTGAAGCATCTTCAGAGAGAACTTGCAAGATTAGAAAATGAACTGAAATTCCCTGGCTCAACTGTTTGCACTACTCACACTGAGGCTTTGAGAGAGAAGGATGCGCAGATTAAGAAG CTTGAAAAGCAGCTTAAGGAATTGATGGAGGAAAGGGATACAGTTCAGTCTCAACTTAACTGTTTGCTAAAAGGTGATGGTGATGACCATGGCAATGAGCACACTGCAAAGCGATGG GATGAGCATAGTCGGTCATCAGAGTCCCTTGCACGAAATGTATTGGAAGAGGCGCTTTCAGTTGCAGATGCTTATGGGGTTGCTCCTCAAGATCAAGATTATGCATCGTTTAATGGATCATATGTCTACAGTAGCGATCATAATGACTCAGCATTCCTCGGTGAAACAAGGGAGCTTCCTCGGCAAACATGGGATCAAAAGGTGATTTCACCTTGGCACCCTCCCAGCAACCATGGCTCTGATGGCATAGAACCATACCATATTAAGGAATCACCTTCAAGAACTACCTCAGAAGTTTCTGAAGAGCACTGCAGGGAAGTCCAGTGCATAGAGATACATGAGCATGTAAGAAGCAGAAGCCACGAATTCAATCAATTACTCCCTGAAGACACCAAGAGCCAAGCACCTGATGTAGAGGTGATCTCCAAAGATGCAGTCCCGCAACCTGATGAACAGCAAGGGCTCAAAAGCATAACGAAGAAAATAGAAGATCATGTCAGATCGTATTCCAGCAAAGATGAGCAACAAGCTGAAAATATAAGAAAGATAGAGGAAGATTCGGCCAAAATTTATCAATGTGAATCTGATAGAATTACAAAAAATGTTGTCGAACTATATACATGCGATGCTAACCATTCTTTTGACATTGGCAAAACCCCTCATGAATGTTTGAGCCTCAAGAGGTGCATAATGAGCTCTAAGGATCGTGCACTGGCTAGAAGTAAAAGCTGCAGGGCTACCTTCATGGTGATTCCCAATAGTTGGTTTGATGATTTTGAGAATACTAGCACGACACCACCTGATGAAATCTTTAGGTATGCTCCCAGAAGGCTTGATAAGGTCAGGAGAAGCCTGTATGACGACAATGGTGATTGCCAAAATGAGGACTTCAAAACCTCCCCATTGATTCCTGAAAAAAATGATTACCAAAATGAGGACTGCTTACCTGACTGCTCCACGGTTTCCTGTGAAGTAGCATCTGATGAAGTTTTCAATGACATGAGCACCAGTGATGAAGTAGCTAAGGAAATGAGCACCAGCGATGAAGAACAAGAAACTCCTGTCAATGACATAAGTTATGTCACAGAGGTGAAAGAGAATACAGAAGATCACCATGAAGATCTACTTGAAGAGTTACAGGCACAAATAATCATG CAGCAGGCCGATAGAGATGAGAAGACATCGACAAAAACTGTCAGAGACGTTGGTGTAGATTCAGCACTGAGCCCCTTTGAATCTCCTCATCCGACAGTTGATTTTGAGAAAAAACAGCAACAAATTATCGAGTTGTGGCACGATTGCAACGTGTCCATCGTGCACAGAACTTACTTTTTCCTCCTCTTCAAGGGAGATCCAGCAGATAACATATACAGGGAAGTGGAGCACAGGAGACTGTCTTTCATTCAGAGTTCATTCGGTGCACAACCTGCAGCAGAAGGGGAACTTAATCCTACCATTGCATCAAG CTTGAAGAATCTTCGCCGAGAAAGGGACATGCTCTACAAGCAGATGCTGAAGAAGCTCTCCAACGGAGAGAAAGAGAGCATTTACGGCAAATGGGGAATTGATCTGAGCACCAAACAGCGAAGGTTACAGCTCTCCCGTCTCATATGGACACAGACTGACATGGAGCATGTCAGGGAGAGCGCGTCTCTTGTCGCGAGGCTGATCGACCTTCTAGAGCCTGAGCAGGCCCTCAAGGAGATGTTTGGGATGAATTTCACACTAGTCCCACGAGCTGATCGGAGATCGTTCGGCCTGGTAGGTTCTTACTCCATGAAGTAG